The genomic window TCGGGCGCCAGGGAGGGGGGCCCGCGGGGCTCGCGGGGCCCGGGGCCGTCGGGGGCGGCGCTGATCAGTTCCTGCAGGTGCTTGATGTAGCGGATGGCGGCGCGCAGGGTCTCCACCTTGCTGAGCCGCTTCTCGGCCGGGGCGCCGGGCAGGTGGCCGCGGAGGCGCGCGTAGCCCTGGTTGACGCAGCGGACGCGCTGGCGCTCGCGCTCGTTGCGCTTCTGCATGAAGGCGGGCTCGAAGGGGCGGTCGCAGGCGCCCAGGGCGCCCGGGAGGGGCGCGCCGGGGAACGCGGCCGCGTAGGCGTCGCAGTAGGGCGGCCGGGCGGCGGCCGGGCACAGCAGGAAGGGCACGGCGCCCAGAGGCTCGGCGCGGGCCGGGGTCGCCGGCCGGGGCGGGGGCCCGATGCCCAGCGGCCGGCAGCCGGGGGCCGCCAGCGCCCGGCAGAAGTCGTCGTTCATGGTGCCGCGCGGAGCCGCACCCGGAGCGTGCCCGAATCGCCCCGACGCGGGGTGTGCGCGCCCTGCCCGCGGAGCGAGTCACATCGCCAGCCGCGGCGCCGGGCGGCCGGACTGGCCCGGGCTTCTTCTCGCTCCGGGAGCGGGCTCCGAGGTCCCCCTAAGGCGAGCCGTCGCGGCGGGCCGTGAGGCCTCTGCAGAGGCTCCGCGGGCACGTCTCAGAGCAGccggcggggaggcggggaggttGCGGGCCTTCCCAGGGCGCAGCCCCGCGGCTCCAGCGGGCCCCGCGCCAGGGTCTTGGTCCTCGCGGCCCTCGGGGTCCCCGGGCTGTGCGCCGCGCAGGAGAGGGTCCCGGGTACCGTCTCTAAAGAAGAGGGTGAACATATCAATGAGGAAAGGCCTCGCTGCATCGTGGGCTCCTTTGTGTCACCCCACCCTCCAACGCGACTGTACAGCATCACGAGGGGAGGCAGCGGGCTACAGAAGACATACACGCAGAGCAGGGTTCAAACCCCGGTTCACCCCTTAATGCTTGGgtgccctctctgagccacagtttccagTATGGAGATAATTAAAACATCCCTCCCAGGAGACGAATACTGAATGAGGACGCCTCCTCCAGGGCCTGCCTTATACAAGGTCCCAGCGATGTCATTTCCTTTGAGGAACAAGTCTGGTCACTCGCACCTGCCCGGGCCTCACATCTGGAGGCTCCGGGCCTGCTTACTGAGTCGGCGGTAGAAACCCCAGCGGCAGCCATAAGGCAAGTAAGGGTCGGACTCTTTACTGAAGGCAATGCATCTTTGGTTCAGGGGAACCCGCACGTGGCCAGGACTTTCAGAGCCCTCCCGTGTGGAGTGGCACCACCAAAGCTCTCTGCGCCCCAGTCCtcggggggcgggtggggggagaTGTTCCTGGTTTCAGCTGCGTGTGGGCAGAGCCTGGCAGGCTAGAGAGTCTGCACAAATGCTCGCTGAATAACTGGGGCGGAGGATGAGACAGGAAGCTGGGCTGGTAGGGGGTGGGACCAAGCCACACACAGCCCTTCCCCAGACTCCAGGATGCTCTTATTTTAGAAGTAATTGGCCTGGTTTGCATTTCAGTGCCACCAGCTGCTCTCCCCCGCGGTTATCAGATTCCACTTGGGTGTCATGTCCTCTAGGCACTCTCCCTGacccgcccgccccctccccgcgtGTCCAGGTCCCGTCGAGGCCGTCTTGCACTTGCCACACTGCCCTCCACGGGGGTCTCAGGGTTCCCTGAGTGAGCAAGCGAGTGGGTGCTGCAGCCCACGTGCACAGTGAGGGGGCAGCGGGGCCTCAGGTGCCGGGCCAAGCCTTCTACCTGACAGAAGGGCCGGCTCTGCGCCTGACATTCCCGAGAGTCTCCTGCACCTTCTCCTCTCTGTCCTTTATGCGGGTCCCAGTCTGTTCCCAGCTAGCTCTGCCCTCCACGCCGAACGGAGACCGGGAAGAATCAGCAGCGTTCAAAGCGCTGCCCCCGAAAGACTGCGTGAGGCTGCAGGACAAAGTCACATACCCCTCCCGGCTCCACAGCCTCCGAGGGCTCCCCTTTGAAGGGAAGTGTCCTCCAAGGGACGCTTCTAGAAAATCTCTTCCGAACACCGCTCGGCTCCGGCCGCTCCGCCCATTCCTGACCTCACCCTTGGCTGACGCGGGCCAGGCGGGTCATGGGGGCCTCTCTGCCGCCCCCAGTCCCACCCCAGGCTGGTTGCCTGAGTTCTCCAGCCCCCAACACAGACTTTCCAGGCTGTGCTTTCTGAGTCTTCAACCAGACAGCGAACCACTGGAAGGCAGGGCTTCCTCCCACTCTTAGGTGGTGCCCCTCCGTCCCTCGCCCGGTGCTGGGCGTGTAACGAGTGCTCAGAATTATTTGCTATCAGcgcttttgttttataaaaatatgggATC from Physeter macrocephalus isolate SW-GA unplaced genomic scaffold, ASM283717v5 random_81, whole genome shotgun sequence includes these protein-coding regions:
- the ASCL5 gene encoding achaete-scute homolog 5, coding for MNDDFCRALAAPGCRPLGIGPPPRPATPARAEPLGAVPFLLCPAAARPPYCDAYAAAFPGAPLPGALGACDRPFEPAFMQKRNERERQRVRCVNQGYARLRGHLPGAPAEKRLSKVETLRAAIRYIKHLQELISAAPDGPGPREPRGPPSLAPDASAPSRRASSPFFGSEDCSH